One window of the Pleurocapsa minor HA4230-MV1 genome contains the following:
- a CDS encoding EcsC family protein: MNSPTNFIAEVISTVSNLTEAATAETQKILEKTTVSTGETLEWISSNPVLQAADKLIGLDWIKPFLGKADTTKIKQVVAEMRSQYPHETADQIAQRLIIQKTWSGGRLGLLTNIIPPIAALFLGIELIATTKLQTEMVYEIAAAYDLDLNEPARRGEVLAIFGLSLGADVLKTSLSVVEIIPGIGAVIGASTNAAMLYVLGQTACRFYQAKVNHSEVSMQTKTDTDWQVALKQSEIMDRILAHMIQVSYPEQTWAEILPQVKTISPSSVETIAVNLKQRHDLSALLEELIPEFASLTWKRCYDIAISQGNITPKEQEILSQIAIKFNLDLSALSSEK, translated from the coding sequence ATGAATTCCCCAACCAATTTTATTGCTGAAGTAATTTCAACCGTAAGCAATTTAACTGAAGCTGCAACTGCCGAAACTCAAAAAATCTTAGAAAAAACCACTGTATCTACAGGAGAGACTTTAGAATGGATTTCTTCTAACCCTGTACTGCAAGCAGCAGATAAGCTCATTGGCTTAGACTGGATAAAGCCCTTTCTCGGTAAAGCAGATACTACCAAAATCAAGCAAGTTGTGGCGGAAATGCGATCGCAATATCCTCATGAAACAGCAGATCAAATTGCCCAGCGTTTAATCATTCAGAAAACTTGGTCAGGTGGACGCTTAGGACTACTGACTAATATCATACCTCCCATTGCAGCCCTCTTTTTGGGTATAGAATTAATTGCCACCACCAAGCTGCAAACGGAAATGGTCTATGAAATTGCAGCAGCTTATGACTTAGATCTAAATGAACCTGCCAGACGAGGAGAAGTTTTGGCAATTTTTGGTTTATCTTTAGGCGCAGATGTTTTAAAAACAAGTTTAAGCGTGGTGGAGATTATTCCAGGAATTGGCGCAGTGATCGGTGCTTCGACAAATGCAGCTATGCTATATGTTTTGGGGCAAACAGCCTGTCGTTTTTATCAAGCCAAAGTTAATCATTCAGAAGTCTCGATGCAGACAAAAACTGATACAGATTGGCAAGTAGCTTTAAAACAGTCTGAAATCATGGATCGGATCTTGGCGCATATGATCCAGGTAAGTTATCCAGAGCAAACTTGGGCAGAAATCTTACCTCAAGTAAAAACAATATCGCCTTCTTCTGTCGAAACTATTGCCGTCAATCTCAAACAACGTCATGATTTATCGGCATTACTTGAAGAATTAATTCCTGAGTTTGCATCTTTAACTTGGAAAAGATGTTATGACATTGCTATTTCTCAAGGTAATATTACCCCAAAAGAACAAGAAATTTTGAGTCAAATCGCCATTAAATTCAATCTAGATTTGTCAGCGCTCAGCAGTGAAAAATGA
- a CDS encoding phosphoribulokinase: protein MTADLDRVVLIGVAGDSGCGKSTFLRRLTDLFGEEFMTVICLDDYHSLDRQGRKAAGVTALNPQANNFDLMYEQIKSLKEGNAIDKPIYNHETGELDPPERIEPNKVVVIEGLHPLYDQRVRELVDFSVYLDISDEVKIQWKIQRDMAERGHTYEDILASIKAREPDFKAYIEVQREFADVVIQVLPTQLVQDKESELLRVRLIQKEGIENFNTVYLFDEGSTIHWRPCGRKLECPIPGIKMYYGPDTFYNNEVSILEVDGEFGNLEQMIYIESHLSNTSTGHYGEMTELLLKHRDYPGSKNGTGLFQVLVGLKMRETYEKLTAKTVEPAKV from the coding sequence ATGACCGCTGATTTAGACCGAGTGGTACTGATTGGAGTAGCAGGTGACTCTGGGTGTGGTAAATCAACTTTTCTTCGCCGTTTAACAGATTTATTTGGTGAAGAGTTTATGACTGTGATTTGTCTTGATGACTATCATAGTCTCGATCGCCAAGGTAGAAAAGCAGCTGGGGTGACAGCTTTAAATCCTCAAGCCAATAATTTTGACTTGATGTACGAACAAATCAAGTCCCTGAAAGAAGGTAATGCGATCGATAAGCCAATCTACAATCATGAAACTGGTGAACTCGATCCTCCAGAAAGAATTGAACCCAACAAAGTAGTTGTCATTGAAGGTTTGCATCCTCTGTACGACCAAAGAGTACGGGAACTGGTAGACTTTAGCGTCTATCTAGACATCAGCGACGAAGTTAAAATTCAATGGAAAATTCAGCGTGATATGGCTGAACGTGGTCATACCTACGAAGATATTTTGGCTTCGATCAAGGCGCGTGAACCTGACTTTAAAGCTTACATCGAGGTACAAAGAGAATTTGCTGATGTTGTAATTCAGGTATTACCAACTCAGTTAGTACAAGACAAGGAAAGCGAATTACTTAGAGTTCGTCTAATTCAAAAAGAAGGCATAGAAAACTTTAATACTGTCTATCTCTTTGATGAAGGTTCAACTATTCACTGGCGACCATGTGGACGTAAGCTAGAATGTCCGATCCCAGGAATTAAGATGTATTACGGCCCTGATACTTTCTACAATAATGAAGTTTCGATTTTAGAAGTGGATGGTGAGTTTGGTAACCTCGAACAAATGATCTACATCGAAAGCCATCTCAGCAATACTAGTACAGGTCACTATGGTGAAATGACTGAATTACTGCTTAAGCATCGGGATTATCCTGGTTCCAAGAACGGAACTGGTTTGTTCCAAGTGTTAGTTGGCTTGAAAATGCGTGAAACTTACGAAAAGCTAACAGCTAAAACCGTAGAACCAGCGAAGGTATAG
- the glgB gene encoding 1,4-alpha-glucan branching enzyme has protein sequence MSLTIAPEQVNQIVHNLHHNPFEVLGRHPYEENGKVHSWVIRAYLPDASAAWVVCPEERTEYPMQPMHNPHFFVCVVKNPQLANYQLRIKEGDNEKVIHDPYAFDSPRLTDLDIHLFAEGNHHRIYEKLGAHSTKIDGVAGVYFALWAPNARNVSVLGDFNSWDGRKHQMRKGSSGIWELFVPEITYGAAYKYEVKNWEGHIYEKSDPYGFQQEVRPKTASIVADLDSYQWNDAEWMAKRRRSTPLEQPISIYELHLGSWMHGSADEPTKLLSGKTEPIPVSEWKQEARFLSYYELVDKLIPYVKELGYTHIEVLPIAEHPFDGSWGYQVTGYYAPTSRYGNPEDFMYLVDQCHQNGIGIIVDWVPGHFPKDGHGLAFFDGTHLYEHSDPRKGEHKEWGTLVFNYHRNEVRNFLVANALFWFDKYHIDGIRVDAVASMLYLNYCRKDGEWIANEYGGCENIEAANFLRQVNSLLFSYYPGVLSIAEESTSWPMVSWPTYTGGLGFNMKWNMGWMHDMLDYFSMDPWFRQFHQNNLTFSMWYHHSENYMLALSHDEIVHGKSNIIGKMPGDEWQKFANVRCLFGYMFTHPGKKTMFMSMEFAQWSEWNVWIDLEWDLLNYHSHKALKQFFCDLNRIYKSEPALYSRDFEEEGFQWIDCSDNRHSVVAFIRRGKDPNEFIVAVCNFTPQPHSHYRIGVPEKGFYTEIFNSDAGKYGGSNMGNYGGKWTDDWSCHNMPFSLDLCLPPLGVLMLKLDRKKTQAALEGN, from the coding sequence ATGTCTCTTACCATTGCTCCCGAACAAGTTAATCAGATCGTTCACAATCTTCACCACAATCCCTTTGAAGTATTAGGTCGTCATCCTTATGAAGAGAACGGAAAAGTTCACAGCTGGGTAATTCGTGCCTATCTTCCCGATGCTTCTGCTGCCTGGGTGGTTTGTCCCGAAGAAAGAACTGAGTATCCTATGCAACCAATGCATAACCCCCATTTCTTTGTTTGTGTCGTTAAAAATCCTCAGCTAGCTAACTATCAACTACGGATCAAAGAAGGAGATAACGAAAAAGTTATTCACGATCCCTACGCCTTTGATTCACCAAGACTGACAGATCTTGATATTCATCTCTTTGCTGAAGGAAATCATCATCGTATTTACGAGAAGTTGGGCGCACACAGTACCAAGATAGACGGTGTTGCGGGGGTGTATTTTGCTCTTTGGGCCCCTAATGCTCGCAATGTATCTGTGTTAGGCGATTTTAATAGTTGGGATGGCAGAAAGCACCAGATGCGCAAAGGCAGTAGTGGTATTTGGGAATTATTTGTTCCTGAAATAACTTATGGTGCTGCTTATAAATATGAGGTTAAAAACTGGGAAGGACATATCTACGAAAAATCCGATCCTTATGGTTTTCAGCAAGAAGTTAGACCTAAAACAGCCTCAATTGTGGCCGATCTCGATAGCTATCAATGGAACGATGCAGAATGGATGGCAAAACGTCGTCGTAGCACTCCTTTAGAACAACCAATCTCGATTTACGAACTTCATTTAGGTTCTTGGATGCACGGTTCGGCAGATGAACCAACAAAGTTGCTTTCTGGGAAAACAGAACCAATTCCTGTTTCAGAGTGGAAACAAGAAGCCCGTTTTTTGAGTTATTACGAGTTGGTAGATAAACTAATTCCCTATGTTAAAGAATTGGGTTATACCCATATTGAGGTTCTACCTATTGCCGAACATCCTTTTGATGGTTCATGGGGATATCAAGTAACTGGGTACTACGCTCCCACTTCCCGTTATGGTAACCCAGAAGATTTTATGTACCTAGTCGATCAATGTCATCAAAATGGCATTGGCATAATTGTTGACTGGGTTCCTGGTCATTTCCCGAAAGATGGTCATGGTTTAGCATTTTTTGATGGAACTCACCTCTACGAACATAGCGATCCGCGCAAGGGTGAACATAAGGAATGGGGAACTTTGGTTTTTAACTATCATCGCAACGAAGTACGTAATTTCCTAGTAGCAAATGCCCTCTTCTGGTTTGATAAATATCATATCGATGGTATTAGAGTCGATGCAGTAGCCTCAATGCTTTATCTCAACTACTGCCGTAAAGATGGAGAGTGGATTGCCAACGAATATGGTGGTTGTGAAAATATCGAAGCTGCAAATTTCTTACGTCAGGTCAACAGTTTGTTGTTTAGCTACTATCCAGGGGTACTATCTATCGCTGAAGAATCTACCTCTTGGCCTATGGTTTCCTGGCCTACCTATACTGGTGGTTTAGGCTTCAATATGAAGTGGAATATGGGCTGGATGCACGATATGTTGGATTATTTCAGCATGGATCCCTGGTTTCGCCAATTTCATCAAAACAACCTGACTTTCAGTATGTGGTATCACCACAGCGAAAACTACATGCTGGCGCTATCTCATGATGAAATTGTACATGGGAAAAGCAATATCATTGGTAAGATGCCTGGGGACGAATGGCAAAAATTTGCTAACGTGCGTTGTTTGTTTGGCTATATGTTTACCCATCCTGGCAAAAAGACTATGTTTATGAGCATGGAATTTGCCCAGTGGAGTGAGTGGAATGTTTGGATAGATCTAGAATGGGATCTCCTCAACTATCATAGTCACAAAGCTTTGAAGCAGTTTTTTTGTGATCTAAATAGGATCTATAAGAGTGAACCCGCACTATATAGCAGAGATTTTGAAGAAGAAGGTTTCCAATGGATCGACTGTAGCGATAATCGTCATAGCGTCGTGGCATTTATTCGTCGAGGCAAAGATCCTAACGAGTTTATAGTTGCCGTGTGTAATTTCACTCCTCAACCCCACAGTCACTATCGAATTGGTGTTCCTGAAAAGGGTTTTTATACCGAAATATTTAACAGTGATGCTGGCAAGTATGGCGGCAGCAATATGGGTAACTATGGTGGTAAATGGACTGATGATTGGTCTTGCCACAATATGCCTTTTTCGTTAGACCTCTGTTTGCCTCCTTTAGGTGTCTTGATGTTGAAGCTAGACCGCAAAAAAACTCAGGCAGCTTTGGAAGGGAATTAA
- a CDS encoding ferredoxin-NADP reductase, with product MYNSSTAFSSSNTAYKNRLFIYEVTGLSQNSVDTKVPIRSSGTVLITVPYSRMNQEMRRINSLGGKVISIKPAGGDVPAPDSQAVTQSAPEQKQASNNKKSMTQATPKKTKTEVPVNIYRPKDPYIGKCTEIYDLVDEGGIGTCRHMTFDLSGGDLHYVEGQSIGIVPPGEDDKGKPNKLRLYSIASTRHGDDLEDKTVSLCVRKLEYKHPETGEHVEGTCSSFLCNLKPGDDVAITGPVGKEMLLPEDEDANVIMIATGTGIAPFRAYLWRMFLEGDKNPDYNFKGQAWLFFGIPTTPNILYKEQLEKMAADHPDQFRLDYAISREQQNPEGGRMYIQHRIAEHADKLWELMQNPKTHTYICGLKGMEGGIDEALSAAAAKHDANWEEFRKTMKKEHRWHVETY from the coding sequence ATGTACAACTCTAGCACCGCGTTTTCTAGCAGCAACACCGCATACAAAAACCGTTTATTCATTTATGAGGTAACAGGTTTATCTCAAAATAGCGTTGATACCAAAGTGCCGATTCGCAGCAGCGGGACAGTACTAATCACTGTTCCTTATAGCAGAATGAATCAGGAGATGCGCCGTATTAATAGTTTAGGCGGAAAAGTAATTAGCATCAAGCCTGCTGGGGGTGATGTACCAGCGCCAGATAGTCAAGCTGTCACTCAATCTGCACCTGAGCAGAAGCAAGCCTCTAACAATAAAAAATCTATGACTCAAGCAACACCAAAAAAAACTAAAACTGAAGTTCCCGTTAATATTTATCGTCCTAAAGATCCTTACATTGGCAAGTGTACCGAAATCTATGACTTGGTAGATGAAGGTGGTATTGGTACTTGTCGTCACATGACTTTTGATCTCTCTGGGGGAGATTTACATTATGTAGAAGGTCAAAGTATTGGTATTGTTCCTCCTGGGGAAGATGATAAAGGTAAGCCTAATAAGCTCAGACTATATTCGATCGCTTCTACTCGTCATGGTGATGATTTAGAGGATAAAACGGTCTCTCTCTGTGTTCGTAAATTAGAATATAAACATCCTGAAACTGGAGAACATGTTGAAGGTACTTGCTCTAGCTTCCTCTGCAACCTCAAGCCAGGGGACGATGTAGCAATTACGGGCCCAGTAGGTAAAGAAATGCTCTTGCCTGAAGATGAAGATGCCAACGTCATCATGATTGCTACAGGTACAGGAATCGCTCCTTTCCGTGCTTATCTCTGGCGGATGTTCTTAGAAGGAGATAAAAACCCTGATTACAATTTTAAAGGTCAGGCTTGGTTATTCTTTGGTATTCCCACAACGCCAAATATTCTCTATAAAGAGCAACTAGAGAAAATGGCAGCGGATCATCCCGATCAATTCCGCCTAGATTATGCTATTAGCCGTGAACAACAAAACCCTGAAGGCGGCAGAATGTACATTCAGCACCGAATTGCCGAACATGCAGACAAGCTGTGGGAATTGATGCAGAATCCCAAAACTCATACCTATATCTGTGGATTAAAAGGCATGGAAGGCGGTATCGATGAGGCGTTA
- a CDS encoding M48 family metalloprotease — MINYHLSKRQTWFQLLLATSVITVSNISVSASQSLAIDITDVIKGTVQYVQIANISDEQEIEIGKQTNQQVLSQYQLYNNSQIQQYVSDLGQELVSASDSRDIPFNFQVVSSDEVNAFATPGGFVYVTTGLLKTAENRAQLASVMAHEIAHINEKHGVKALKQAVAAQGIAGAAGVETSQLAQIAYQLTLDLPQSRSFEYEADNSGLKILQQSGYPAQAFADFLAKLESSGNTPEFIRTHPTSENRIKAISQNTQISNSNKGQDPTEYSNNVLSLL; from the coding sequence ATGATAAATTATCACTTGTCAAAAAGACAAACTTGGTTTCAGCTATTATTAGCAACGTCCGTCATTACTGTTAGTAATATTTCAGTATCGGCATCACAAAGCTTGGCGATTGACATTACTGACGTAATTAAAGGTACAGTGCAGTACGTTCAGATAGCAAATATTTCTGATGAACAGGAAATCGAAATCGGCAAACAGACCAATCAACAGGTGTTAAGCCAGTATCAGCTTTATAATAATTCGCAGATTCAGCAATACGTCAGCGATCTGGGACAAGAGTTGGTTAGTGCTAGCGATAGTCGAGACATTCCATTTAATTTTCAGGTAGTTAGCAGCGACGAAGTTAATGCCTTTGCTACTCCTGGCGGATTTGTTTACGTTACTACTGGCTTATTAAAAACTGCCGAAAATAGAGCGCAATTAGCATCCGTAATGGCTCACGAGATTGCTCACATCAATGAAAAGCACGGTGTGAAAGCTTTGAAGCAGGCGGTGGCAGCTCAAGGGATCGCTGGAGCAGCAGGAGTAGAAACTAGTCAGTTGGCGCAAATAGCTTACCAATTAACGCTAGACTTACCTCAAAGCCGCTCTTTTGAATATGAAGCCGATAATAGCGGTTTAAAGATATTACAGCAGTCTGGCTATCCTGCCCAGGCTTTTGCTGACTTTCTCGCTAAATTAGAAAGCAGTGGCAACACACCAGAATTTATTCGTACCCATCCTACCAGCGAGAATAGAATTAAAGCGATTTCTCAAAATACCCAAATTTCCAATAGCAACAAAGGACAAGATCCTACAGAGTATAGTAATAACGTACTTTCTTTGCTTTAA
- a CDS encoding nucleotidyltransferase domain-containing protein, with protein sequence MNEQLPQFIERVVARLRSIQGIAAIALGGSRARGNYTQKSDVDLGIYYKPESSFDLISLNHLASELDDNHRANLITSIGEWGRWINGGGWLKVEGISVDFLYRDLAQVNGVIDDCHEGKITIDYQPGHPHGFVSSIYMGEVAIGLPLYDPDGILDALKAKTKLYPIGLKQATINKFAWEISFSLFVAQKAVARGDVAYAAGCCFRSVACMNQVLFALNEEYLLNEKGAVAIAKSFALCPQKYQERIETVFALLSVDAKSIMDAIAILDEIEQDLSQWYGNRRLAV encoded by the coding sequence ATGAATGAGCAGCTACCTCAATTCATAGAGCGCGTTGTAGCCCGTTTGCGATCAATTCAGGGAATTGCAGCGATCGCTTTAGGGGGTTCCAGAGCAAGAGGTAATTATACCCAAAAGTCAGATGTGGATCTGGGAATTTATTACAAACCAGAGAGTTCATTTGATCTAATTTCTCTAAATCATCTTGCTTCTGAACTTGACGATAACCATCGCGCAAATTTAATTACCTCAATTGGTGAATGGGGAAGATGGATCAATGGTGGTGGTTGGCTAAAAGTAGAAGGTATATCTGTAGATTTTCTCTATCGTGATCTGGCTCAGGTTAACGGTGTTATTGATGATTGTCATGAGGGAAAAATCACGATTGATTATCAACCTGGACATCCCCACGGCTTTGTGTCCTCCATTTATATGGGTGAGGTTGCCATTGGTCTGCCACTTTACGATCCAGATGGTATTTTAGACGCTCTAAAGGCTAAAACAAAACTCTATCCAATTGGGTTAAAACAAGCCACAATTAATAAGTTTGCCTGGGAAATTAGTTTCTCACTGTTTGTTGCCCAAAAGGCAGTTGCACGCGGTGATGTTGCTTATGCAGCAGGCTGTTGTTTCCGCAGCGTGGCTTGTATGAATCAGGTGTTATTTGCACTCAATGAAGAGTACTTATTGAATGAAAAGGGCGCAGTGGCAATTGCCAAGAGCTTTGCGCTTTGTCCACAGAAATATCAAGAACGGATTGAAACCGTGTTTGCTTTGTTATCAGTTGATGCAAAATCAATCATGGATGCGATCGCCATCCTGGATGAAATTGAGCAGGATTTGAGCCAATGGTATGGCAATCGTCGGTTAGCCGTGTAA
- a CDS encoding DUF2267 domain-containing protein has protein sequence MSANGLAVFDRTIEKTHQFINDVAEQLKLEDKHTVFIGIKAVLHGLRDRIPLEEAAQLGAQFPVMLAGFYYQGWKPAATPTKERSVGAFVEKIRDNLPQGDYPVEIEVLITGVFAVLAQWVTEGEIVDVANMLPKDIQKFWPQPVVAQLNQ, from the coding sequence ATGTCTGCCAATGGATTAGCGGTATTCGACCGTACCATCGAAAAAACACATCAATTTATTAACGATGTTGCTGAGCAACTCAAACTTGAAGATAAGCACACTGTTTTTATTGGTATTAAAGCAGTTTTACATGGTTTACGCGATCGCATTCCTCTAGAAGAAGCTGCACAACTAGGTGCGCAATTTCCCGTCATGCTGGCAGGTTTTTATTACCAGGGTTGGAAACCCGCAGCTACACCCACCAAAGAAAGGTCTGTCGGCGCTTTTGTCGAGAAGATTCGCGATAATCTACCTCAAGGAGACTATCCAGTCGAGATAGAAGTATTAATCACTGGAGTTTTTGCTGTTTTAGCCCAATGGGTAACGGAAGGAGAAATTGTTGATGTGGCTAATATGTTACCGAAAGATATACAAAAATTTTGGCCACAGCCTGTAGTTGCTCAACTGAATCAATAA
- a CDS encoding DUF3536 domain-containing protein, whose product MVSTSPVNSAISSIPAKVERDPLKTAQGVYITVHGHFYQPPRENPYLNTIERQPSAHPYHDWNERIHHECYRPNAFARILNHNQELLGIVNNFEYLSFNIGATLMSWLEQYDPAVYQRILEADRLSSARLNGHGNAIAQVYNHIILPLANQRDKITQIRWGKADFRDRFGREPEGMWLAETAVDYPTLEALIEEEIKFIILAPSQAQKCRVMATEDELESKWHEVGGQQIDPTRPYRCFVDRDRYIDIFFYDGPISRDMGFNDVLNTADNLADRLGQAVRSDRLSQLISVATDGETFGHHKGGTEKCIAYALSQQFTHQGWTVTNYAHYLSICPPTWEVKLKPVTAWSCDHGVDRWQDDCGCGSGGGWHQKWRRPLRNALDWLRDRLITVYEEAGAKFFRDPWLARNEYIQVVRDRSVKNVTNFLLRHQAKELSSTEQIDALRLLEMERHTLLMYTSCGWFFEEISRPEGVQILRYATRAMELAGAVAGIDLKQDFLSYLAQAPSNVAAFGDGKKVFQDLVAPSQVSLHQVAAHYAISSIFTDYLHQERIYCYEVEQLDYQKQQMGTLTLSLGQIQLTSEITWESKHFVFAALHLGGWDFHCCITEFDGRLAYTELKQQLFNDLKQASAAQVILKMNRLMGDHSFSLQHLFAEERQRIVRLLTAQTKKHLDQLYTQVYRENYSMLAAFQREEMPVPQELKVAAEVALSYRCIETANTLEQGIEEEATIDSALAELTVTATEANYLECWLNIPDVKLILEQTIVRLLWRLLYDGNPVTLEADVTRIETAIAVGNQLRLGLTLDQAQEVYLSCLHQYIVPNCLLDSTYPDYHSCRWDITQIKPLLKLGQSLAIDVSCWL is encoded by the coding sequence ATGGTTTCAACTTCGCCAGTTAATTCAGCTATCAGTTCAATTCCAGCTAAGGTTGAGCGCGATCCCCTGAAAACTGCCCAGGGTGTATACATCACAGTTCACGGTCATTTCTATCAGCCTCCTCGGGAAAACCCTTATCTCAATACGATTGAAAGGCAACCTAGCGCTCATCCCTACCATGATTGGAATGAACGCATCCATCACGAATGCTATCGTCCTAACGCTTTTGCCCGCATACTTAACCACAATCAAGAGTTGCTGGGAATCGTTAATAATTTTGAGTATCTCAGTTTTAATATTGGTGCGACGTTAATGTCGTGGTTAGAACAATACGATCCCGCAGTCTATCAAAGGATTTTAGAAGCCGATCGCTTGAGTAGTGCTAGATTAAATGGACATGGTAATGCGATCGCTCAAGTATATAACCATATTATTTTGCCCTTAGCCAATCAACGGGATAAAATTACGCAAATTCGTTGGGGTAAAGCTGATTTTCGCGATCGCTTTGGTCGTGAGCCTGAAGGTATGTGGTTGGCAGAAACAGCCGTTGATTATCCGACTCTAGAAGCCTTGATCGAAGAAGAGATAAAGTTTATTATTCTTGCTCCTTCCCAGGCTCAAAAATGCCGTGTAATGGCGACAGAAGATGAATTAGAGTCTAAATGGCATGAAGTTGGGGGGCAACAAATCGATCCCACCCGTCCCTATCGTTGTTTTGTCGATCGCGATCGCTATATTGATATTTTCTTTTATGACGGGCCAATCTCCCGCGACATGGGCTTCAACGATGTTTTAAATACCGCTGATAACTTAGCCGATCGTTTAGGACAAGCAGTGAGAAGCGATCGCCTTTCGCAGTTAATTAGTGTCGCCACTGACGGAGAAACTTTTGGACATCATAAAGGCGGTACGGAAAAATGTATTGCCTATGCCTTGAGCCAACAGTTCACTCATCAAGGTTGGACGGTAACTAACTATGCTCATTACCTCAGTATCTGTCCTCCTACCTGGGAAGTAAAGTTAAAGCCTGTAACAGCCTGGAGTTGCGACCACGGAGTCGATCGTTGGCAAGATGATTGTGGATGTGGCAGTGGTGGTGGTTGGCATCAAAAATGGCGGAGACCTTTAAGAAATGCTTTGGATTGGTTACGCGATCGCCTAATTACAGTTTATGAAGAGGCTGGCGCTAAATTCTTCCGCGATCCCTGGTTAGCTCGTAATGAATACATTCAAGTAGTGCGCGATCGCTCTGTGAAAAACGTGACTAATTTTTTACTGCGTCATCAGGCAAAGGAATTATCCTCTACGGAACAGATTGATGCTCTGCGTTTGTTGGAAATGGAGCGTCACACTTTATTGATGTACACTAGCTGCGGTTGGTTTTTTGAAGAAATTTCTCGCCCTGAAGGAGTACAGATTTTACGCTATGCAACCCGAGCGATGGAATTAGCTGGAGCAGTGGCGGGGATCGATCTTAAGCAGGATTTTCTCAGCTATCTAGCTCAAGCACCGAGTAATGTTGCTGCCTTTGGTGACGGCAAAAAAGTTTTTCAAGATCTAGTAGCACCTTCTCAGGTGAGTTTGCATCAAGTAGCTGCTCACTATGCCATTAGCTCTATCTTTACCGATTACCTACATCAGGAACGAATTTACTGCTATGAAGTTGAGCAGCTAGATTATCAAAAGCAGCAGATGGGTACCCTTACTCTTTCCTTGGGACAGATTCAATTAACCTCGGAAATCACCTGGGAAAGCAAGCATTTTGTCTTTGCTGCACTGCATCTGGGGGGATGGGATTTTCATTGCTGCATTACGGAATTTGATGGTCGTTTGGCTTATACAGAGCTAAAGCAACAGCTATTTAACGATCTCAAGCAGGCTAGCGCCGCTCAGGTAATCCTGAAGATGAACCGTTTAATGGGGGATCACTCTTTTAGTCTGCAACATCTGTTTGCCGAGGAAAGACAGCGAATCGTCAGACTGTTAACTGCTCAAACGAAGAAACATCTTGACCAGCTTTATACCCAGGTATATCGAGAAAACTATAGTATGCTGGCAGCTTTTCAACGAGAAGAAATGCCTGTACCTCAAGAATTAAAAGTAGCTGCGGAAGTGGCGTTATCTTACCGCTGTATTGAGACGGCGAACACCTTAGAACAGGGGATCGAAGAAGAGGCAACTATTGATAGCGCACTTGCAGAACTCACCGTTACGGCGACAGAGGCAAACTACCTCGAATGCTGGCTCAATATTCCCGATGTCAAGCTAATCTTGGAACAAACAATTGTTCGCCTCTTGTGGCGACTACTATACGACGGTAATCCTGTAACCTTAGAAGCTGATGTAACCAGGATTGAAACAGCGATCGCCGTGGGAAATCAACTACGTTTAGGATTAACTTTAGATCAAGCGCAAGAAGTCTATCTTAGCTGCTTACACCAATACATTGTGCCTAACTGTTTGCTCGATTCTACTTATCCTGACTACCATAGCTGTCGCTGGGATATCACCCAAATTAAACCCTTACTCAAATTAGGACAAAGTTTGGCGATCGATGTTAGTTGTTGGCTGTAA